In one Pseudomonas sp. 31-12 genomic region, the following are encoded:
- a CDS encoding metallophosphoesterase family protein yields MKVGVISDTHGLLRPEALAALAGCERIIHAGDIGNVDILDQLKAIAPLHVVRGNNDLDAPWAENIPDLLRFDLNGWEALLVHDIADVPAVLDSAIKLVITGHSHKPHIEWRGDQLYLNPGSAGRRRFKLPVTLALLEVLETSIEPRLISLLE; encoded by the coding sequence ATGAAAGTTGGCGTGATTTCCGATACCCATGGCTTGCTCCGCCCTGAAGCCCTTGCTGCCCTGGCGGGTTGTGAACGGATTATTCACGCGGGCGACATCGGCAACGTCGACATTCTTGATCAACTAAAAGCAATCGCCCCGCTGCATGTCGTTCGCGGAAACAATGACCTCGACGCCCCGTGGGCAGAAAATATCCCCGACCTTCTTCGTTTCGATCTCAACGGATGGGAGGCGCTGCTGGTGCATGACATCGCCGATGTCCCCGCCGTGCTCGACTCAGCCATCAAACTCGTGATCACCGGCCATTCGCACAAGCCACACATAGAGTGGCGCGGTGACCAGCTCTACCTCAATCCGGGCAGCGCGGGGCGACGGCGCTTCAAGTTGCCGGTGACGCTGGCGCTGCTGGAGGTGCTCGAAACCTCCATAGAGCCGCGCCTGATCTCGCTGCTGGAATGA